Proteins encoded by one window of Microbacterium testaceum:
- a CDS encoding aldo/keto reductase family protein, with the protein MVAYRYLGNSGFKISEITLGNWVTHGSQVGDDAAIATVHAALDAGITTFDTADAYANTAAETVLGKALEGQRRESLEIFTKVYFPTGPAGPNDTGLSRKHIMDSINGSLTRLGTDYVDLYQAHRFDYETPLEETFQAFADIVRQGKALYIGVSEWTAEQLRDGHALAKQLGIQLISNQPQYSMLWRVIEGKVVPTSEELGISQIVWSPMAQGVLSGKYLPGQPVPEGSRATDEKSGATFIKRFLRDETLEAVQRLKPIAEEAGLSMPQLAIAWVLQNPNIAAALVGASRPEQLADTVKASGVTLDADTLAAIDSALGDAVYSDPENTYEVSPKQRVA; encoded by the coding sequence ATGGTCGCTTATCGCTATCTCGGCAACAGTGGATTCAAGATCTCGGAGATCACCCTCGGCAACTGGGTGACCCACGGCTCGCAGGTCGGTGACGACGCGGCGATCGCCACGGTGCACGCCGCCCTCGACGCCGGCATCACGACATTCGACACCGCCGACGCCTACGCCAACACGGCCGCCGAGACGGTTCTCGGCAAGGCCCTCGAGGGGCAGCGGCGCGAGTCGCTCGAGATCTTCACCAAGGTCTACTTCCCCACCGGCCCCGCTGGCCCCAACGACACCGGCCTCAGCCGCAAGCACATCATGGACTCCATCAACGGGTCGCTGACGCGCCTGGGCACCGACTACGTCGACCTCTACCAGGCGCACCGCTTCGACTACGAGACGCCGCTCGAAGAGACCTTCCAGGCCTTCGCCGACATCGTGCGCCAGGGCAAGGCGCTCTACATCGGCGTCTCGGAGTGGACGGCAGAGCAATTGCGCGACGGGCACGCGCTCGCGAAGCAGCTCGGCATCCAGCTCATCTCGAACCAGCCGCAGTACTCCATGCTGTGGCGCGTGATCGAGGGCAAGGTCGTGCCCACCAGCGAAGAGCTCGGCATCTCGCAGATCGTCTGGTCGCCGATGGCCCAGGGCGTGCTGAGCGGCAAGTACCTGCCCGGTCAGCCCGTGCCCGAGGGCTCGCGCGCGACCGACGAGAAGAGCGGCGCCACCTTCATCAAGCGGTTCCTCCGCGACGAGACCCTCGAGGCCGTGCAGCGCCTCAAGCCGATCGCCGAAGAAGCCGGACTCTCGATGCCCCAGCTCGCGATCGCGTGGGTGCTGCAGAATCCGAACATCGCGGCAGCCCTGGTGGGTGCATCGCGACCCGAACAGCTCGCGGACACCGTGAAGGCGTCGGGAGTCACTCTGGATGCCGACACCCTCGCCGCGATCGACTCGGCCCTCGGCGACGCGGTGTACTCCGACCCCGAGAACACCTACGAGGTATCGCCGAAGCAGCGCGTGGCCTGA
- a CDS encoding DUF4407 domain-containing protein yields MSFSAHRPGRFGSDGRIEFTTDEEREQYLDDILAAQNAAHRSAGAQDHTSEPWGAPPADDEPVDPFVVDARDAEPVETPRDAEPVETPRDDAPADDHDTVVIDRAQRSRADDETAVIPDEVPEPAASVAAASEPRQPRLRRHDPRRPRLSLIRRMAVLGGADNDVLDEVPEEVPRFVQMFLVLAGTALVSSLSMMFALLTGVRVSLWLAVPLAIVWGLIIFNLDRFLTSTMRSTKNIFRLLGLAMPRVIMAALIGIVVAEPLVLQVFQNDIVREVNSTNVTQALTDQDAVTSGPEKQALDAASAQVSALENQAATGIVTGTSSTSAESAAAQQSVDQLTQQLAAQQTVIDQARAVYQCELTGQGAGTVPGCTGVAGNGASSDAAQAQLAQAQSAYDSLSTQLAQAQSTLAAANSAGAEAAASSADQNKQQAEDQLPAARAQYESALAAYNARASSVADGNAGAVGLLSQITALERLSDREPTLRWAHYLIAALFFMIELLPVLVKVLTGFGGPSLYEKAEKMRGQIALDRVSARTFRKRADIIADEANRVPATVT; encoded by the coding sequence ATGTCCTTTTCCGCTCACCGGCCGGGCCGCTTCGGCTCCGATGGCCGCATCGAGTTCACAACGGACGAGGAACGCGAGCAGTATCTCGACGACATCCTCGCCGCGCAGAACGCGGCCCACCGCTCCGCCGGGGCCCAGGACCACACGTCCGAGCCGTGGGGCGCGCCGCCCGCAGACGACGAGCCCGTCGACCCGTTCGTCGTCGACGCGCGCGACGCCGAGCCGGTCGAGACCCCCCGCGACGCCGAGCCGGTCGAGACCCCCCGCGACGACGCCCCCGCCGACGACCACGACACCGTGGTGATCGACCGCGCCCAGCGCTCCCGCGCCGACGACGAGACCGCGGTGATCCCCGACGAGGTGCCCGAGCCCGCGGCATCCGTGGCCGCGGCATCCGAGCCGCGCCAGCCCCGCCTGCGCCGTCACGATCCTCGACGACCGCGTCTGTCGCTGATCCGCCGGATGGCGGTGCTCGGCGGCGCCGACAACGACGTCCTCGACGAGGTGCCCGAAGAGGTGCCGCGCTTCGTGCAGATGTTCCTCGTGCTCGCCGGAACCGCTCTGGTCTCGTCGCTGTCGATGATGTTCGCGCTGCTGACGGGAGTGCGCGTGAGCCTGTGGCTCGCCGTGCCCCTCGCGATCGTGTGGGGCCTCATCATCTTCAACCTCGACCGCTTCCTCACCTCGACGATGCGTTCGACGAAGAACATCTTCCGCCTGCTCGGCCTGGCCATGCCCCGCGTGATCATGGCGGCACTGATCGGCATCGTCGTCGCCGAGCCGCTCGTGCTGCAGGTGTTCCAGAACGACATCGTGCGCGAAGTGAACTCCACCAACGTCACACAGGCCCTCACCGACCAGGATGCCGTGACCAGCGGCCCCGAGAAGCAGGCGCTCGACGCCGCGAGCGCGCAGGTGTCGGCGCTCGAGAACCAGGCGGCGACCGGCATCGTGACCGGAACCTCGTCGACCTCGGCCGAATCCGCCGCGGCTCAGCAGAGCGTCGATCAGCTGACGCAGCAGCTCGCCGCGCAGCAGACGGTCATCGACCAGGCGCGCGCGGTGTACCAGTGCGAGCTCACGGGCCAGGGCGCCGGGACGGTTCCGGGCTGTACGGGCGTCGCCGGCAACGGCGCGAGTTCCGACGCGGCGCAGGCGCAGCTCGCTCAGGCGCAGTCGGCCTACGACTCGCTGTCGACCCAGCTCGCGCAGGCGCAATCGACCCTCGCCGCCGCGAACTCCGCCGGGGCCGAGGCCGCCGCCTCGTCGGCCGACCAGAACAAGCAGCAGGCCGAGGACCAGCTGCCCGCCGCGCGGGCGCAATACGAGTCGGCGCTCGCCGCGTACAACGCGCGGGCGTCGTCCGTCGCCGACGGCAACGCGGGAGCGGTGGGCCTGCTCAGTCAGATCACGGCCCTCGAACGCCTGTCGGACCGCGAACCGACGCTGCGCTGGGCGCACTACCTGATCGCCGCGCTCTTCTTCATGATCGAGCTGCTGCCCGTGCTCGTGAAGGTGCTCACCGGGTTCGGTGGTCCCTCTCTGTACGAGAAGGCCGAGAAGATGCGCGGTCAGATCGCCCTCGACCGCGTCTCGGCGCGGACGTTCCGCAAGCGCGCCGACATCATCGCCGATGAGGCGAACCGCGTGCCGGCCACCGTCACCTGA